The Micavibrio sp. TMED2 genome includes a window with the following:
- a CDS encoding MarR family transcriptional regulator produces MSMAQRLEPLELWRRVHQEIVRSDAPDLTIRQYSILLTIYMSDPPHTVRGLATSLDISKPAVVRALDTLSGLGFIKRKVDPDDRRSVLIQRTVPGSVFLSEFADLMQRVNWDYAAERGDPFRRSG; encoded by the coding sequence ATGAGCATGGCCCAGCGGCTTGAGCCGCTGGAGCTGTGGCGGCGGGTGCATCAGGAGATCGTCCGATCGGACGCCCCGGACCTGACAATCCGGCAATATTCGATCCTGCTGACGATCTATATGAGCGATCCGCCCCATACCGTGCGCGGGCTTGCCACCAGCCTCGATATCTCCAAACCCGCCGTGGTACGTGCCCTCGACACACTGTCCGGCCTCGGCTTCATCAAGCGCAAGGTCGATCCCGATGACCGGCGCTCGGTACTGATCCAGCGCACGGTGCCCGGTTCTGTATTCCTCAGCGAATTCGCCGATCTGATGCAGCGGGTCAACTGGGACTATGCCGCCGAGCGGGGCGATCCATTCCGACGGAGCGGGTAA
- a CDS encoding multidrug ABC transporter permease — protein MAPDDAAQNLSPDTTTQDSTLGQGSGVELGSLAPRPLGRVNWIGFWTLYNKEVKRFIKVYSQTILAPIITTLLFYMVFALALDAGSRSVGDVPYLAFLAPGLIMMVITQNAFANTSSSVVIAKVQGNIVDILLPPLNSVELALGWVLGGVTRGIVVGFFTWLVLVMFVDIPVHSPGLILFHAISGSMLLSTLGVVGGIWSEKFDHIAAVTNFVVTPLTFLSGTFYSVERLPENWLFMAHLNPFFYMIDGFRAGFIGHADGDIMIGLVVGVVTNAALLALAIRMLQTGYRLRP, from the coding sequence ATGGCGCCTGATGATGCGGCACAGAATTTGTCGCCTGATACCACCACTCAAGACAGCACCCTCGGTCAAGGCAGCGGCGTTGAGCTGGGCAGCCTTGCCCCGCGTCCGCTCGGTCGGGTCAACTGGATCGGTTTCTGGACCCTTTACAACAAAGAGGTAAAGCGGTTCATCAAGGTCTATTCCCAGACCATTCTGGCACCGATCATCACCACCCTGCTGTTCTATATGGTATTTGCTCTCGCCCTTGATGCGGGCAGCCGGTCGGTCGGTGATGTGCCCTATCTGGCATTCCTCGCCCCCGGCTTGATCATGATGGTGATCACCCAGAACGCCTTCGCCAATACCTCCTCCTCGGTGGTGATTGCCAAGGTTCAGGGCAATATCGTTGATATCCTCCTACCACCGCTCAATTCCGTCGAATTGGCCCTCGGCTGGGTGCTGGGTGGGGTTACCCGCGGAATTGTAGTCGGTTTCTTCACGTGGCTGGTGCTGGTGATGTTCGTCGATATCCCGGTGCATAGTCCCGGGCTGATCCTGTTCCATGCGATCAGCGGCTCGATGCTGCTCTCAACCCTCGGGGTCGTCGGCGGTATCTGGTCGGAAAAGTTCGATCATATCGCTGCCGTAACGAATTTTGTCGTCACGCCGCTGACCTTTCTGTCCGGCACCTTCTATTCCGTTGAGCGGCTGCCGGAGAACTGGCTGTTCATGGCGCATCTCAATCCGTTCTTCTACATGATTGACGGCTTCCGGGCCGGGTTCATCGGCCATGCCGATGGTGACATCATGATCGGGCTGGTTGTCGGCGTGGTGACCAATGCCGCACTGCTCGCGCTGGCGATCCGCATGCTGCAGACCGGGTACAGGCTGCGACCATGA
- a CDS encoding exopolyphosphatase, whose product MSQQKFRLITRSDFDGLVCAVLLREMDMIEEVLFVHPKDMQDGKIPVTRHDITCNLPYQEGVHLCFDHHLSEFYRNEDRNNHILDPHADSAARVVYEYYGGRTRFRNISDDMMLAVDKADSAQFTEEEILDPQGWVLLSFIMDARTGLGRFRNFSVSNYQLMLNLVDICREYKDVNDILALPDVAERVALYEEHVEPYINQVHACSEKYDNLIVLDLREEDILYAGNRFMIYALFPDCDMSMHVMWGRQKQNTVFAVGKSIINRDSKVNVGKLMLEYGGGGHEAAGTCQIDNDKAPEIMVELIDKLTS is encoded by the coding sequence ATGAGCCAGCAGAAATTCCGCCTGATCACCCGAAGCGATTTTGACGGTCTGGTCTGTGCGGTCCTGCTCCGTGAAATGGATATGATCGAGGAGGTGCTGTTCGTGCACCCCAAGGACATGCAGGACGGCAAGATCCCGGTTACCCGCCACGACATCACTTGCAACCTGCCCTATCAGGAAGGTGTGCATCTCTGCTTCGATCACCATCTGAGCGAGTTCTACCGTAACGAGGACCGGAACAACCACATCCTCGATCCCCATGCCGACAGCGCGGCGCGGGTGGTCTATGAATATTACGGTGGTCGCACCCGGTTCCGGAATATCTCCGACGACATGATGCTGGCGGTGGACAAGGCGGACAGCGCCCAGTTCACCGAGGAGGAAATCCTCGACCCGCAGGGCTGGGTGCTGCTCAGCTTTATCATGGATGCCCGCACGGGCCTCGGCCGGTTCCGCAATTTCAGTGTTTCCAACTACCAGCTGATGCTGAACCTCGTGGACATCTGCCGCGAGTACAAGGACGTAAACGACATTCTGGCACTGCCCGATGTGGCCGAGCGTGTCGCCCTCTATGAGGAGCATGTGGAGCCATATATCAATCAGGTCCATGCCTGTTCCGAGAAATATGACAACCTGATCGTGCTCGATCTGCGGGAGGAGGATATCCTCTATGCTGGCAACCGGTTCATGATCTACGCCCTGTTCCCTGACTGCGATATGTCCATGCATGTGATGTGGGGTCGCCAGAAACAGAACACGGTCTTTGCCGTTGGCAAGTCGATCATCAATCGCGACAGCAAGGTCAATGTCGGCAAGCTGATGCTCGAATATGGCGGCGGCGGCCATGAAGCGGCGGGTACCTGTCAGATCGACAACGACAAGGCACCCGAAATCATGGTGGAATTGA